TTCAACCGGTCCGCTATCGGGTACCTCCGGTGCCACCGGGTGAAGAACGAGGTGACCTTCACCAAGGAGTCCCACTACCCGGAGACGGTCGAAGCGCCGGTCATCGTCATCTGCGACTTCGAGGTGAAGCACGCGGACGTGGTGGGCCTGGTGGCGCGTGAGCTGCGAGCCCGCTACCCGGGAGCGGAGCTGTACTTCGCTGTCTTCGGCGCGATGACGAAGGGCAACTCGTTGGAGGTAGAGAGCTTCGACGATCTGACCGGAGCGACGATTATGAAGGCCGCGAATTTCGAGGCCGTCTTCATCGCCGCGACCATGAGCCCACCCGGCATCGAACCACCGCTTGAGCTGCGTTGACCGTTGGAGAGGCACTGATGGATCAAGCCAGGAACGTTCCCTCGCAGGCTATGAAGATCGCCGAGATGGTCAGATCGGTGATGCTGGAACTGCGACCCCGCCTCGTAGAGGCTGCGCTGACCGGCCGGCGGGGCGAGAGCGAGAACCTGCGTCACGCGGACAACTTCCTGTCTGAGCACGACCTGTGGATGCATCGGCGTTACCGGGAACTCCTCACCCCTGTTCTCGGCGCGTTCGTCTATGCCTCCGAGGAAGCGGAGCCGGAGGTGATCGGCGACGACCCCGACCCCGACCTGTGCGTGCTGGTGGACCCGCTCGACACGAGCGAACTCGCCGTGCGGGGCGTGCTTGGCTACACGCACGTCATGGTCTACTCACGCGCTGCGGCTCAACCGGTGATCGCCGTCGTCGGCGACATCTTCCACCACCTTCAGCTCTACGTCGGCGCTCGCGATGAGCAGGGCGTCGACCGAGCCTTCGTCGTGACCGCAGACGGCGAGACCTACGAACTCGGTCCGCGTCCACCGAAGCGACTCGCCGAGTCGATGGTGACCAACTTCCTGATGAAGCCCGGTGAACGCTTCCTCCCGCTCTCGCAGAAGACCCAGCTCATGAACACGCTTGATGAGCCGTCAGAGGATGGCAAGAGCCGGGGCCGTATCGGCGTGGACTTCGGCTCCGTCAGCCTCTGCCATGTCGCCGCAGGCATGACCGAGGCCGTCATCGAGTTCGCCAAGGGCTTCGCCGTCTGGGACCTCGCGCCAGGCCACTACATCCTGCACGCCGCCGGAGGAACCGTGCTCGACCTGGACGGCGACCCCGTGCCGCTCGACTATCGCTTCGGCTCGTTCGACGAGATCACCAAGGCCATGGACCGGCGACAGCGGTTCGTCGCTGCGGGAAGTAGCGAACTGGCGGCGGAAATTGTCACTGCGCTTCGCTCCTGACGGAGGCATTTGACCAGCTCAAGGGTTGTGCGGGCTCGTTCTAACCCGTTCAGAAAGACTCTGAAACTGTGGCGGAATCTGAGCTGCTATTACCTGCCGGTCCTCGGATGAAGGCGTTAGGGGTCGTACCCCCACCCTCATGTGTATGCAAACGTCCTGCTCAGAGGGTGTTCAAAAACGAAGGATTATGAGACGGCTCAGCCGGAGGGCTCGGCGAGGCTGAAACCTTGTCCATAACTCGTCTCGAAACATGGCTTACGAGCTTGATGTTTTGAGACGAGTTATGAGACAGTCTCTGCATGGCGATACCCACTGGCGTCAGCCAGCTCATCGGATATGCCCGTGTCTCCACCAACGCACAGGACGCACAGCTACAGCGAGACGCACTCGCTGAGGTCGGGTGTGCCCGGGTCTTCGAGGACAAGGCGAGCGGCAAGAACACCGACCGTGTGGGCCTCGCTGCCGCGTTGGATTACGCGCGGCCCGGCGACACCCTGTGCGTCTGGAAGCTTGACCGTCTCGGTCGCTCGGTGAAGGACGTGCTCACCATCGCGGACGATCTCCATGGGCGAGACATCGGCCTGCGCATCCTGACCGGCAAGCTCTCCGGGGTCTACACGCCTACCGGGGAGGGGAAGTTCTTCTTCACCATGATGGCCGCCTTCGCGGAACTGGAGCGCGACATCATCCGCGAGCGGACGCGGGCCGGACTGGACGCCGCGAAGGCTCAGGGCCGGACCGGCGGGCGGCCAACGGTCGTCAACGAGGACATCCTGACTGTTGCGCGTGCCCGGCGGGCGAAGGGCGAGAGCGTCAACTCCATCGCCAAGGTGCTGGGAGTCTCGCGGGCGACGCTGCATCGACACCTCGCGGAGCCCGCAGAGGAGCACTGAGCCGCGAGCCTGCGACACGGGAAGGCCGGTTGCCGACCGTCCGCGTACCGCAGGCTCAGGCGATCTCAGGCTTGTGGAGCTGCGATCAAGCGACCGGAGCCGTACCCGCGATGGCTTCCTTGACTTGCTTGATCGTCGGGTTTGTCATTACGATTTCGCTCCCGCCAGTGGGGGGAACAATGCGAACCGTGGGTACGGTCTGGTTCCCGCCGTTGACGCTCATCACGAACGCCGCCGCCTCGTCGTCCGCCTCGATGTCCACCACCTCGTAGCCGATGCCCGCACGGTCGAGCTGCGACTTCAGGCGATGGCAGTAGCCGCACCAGCTCGTCGAGTACATGGTCAACATCGCAGGTTCTCTCCCCTATGACAGACAGTGATGACCCGATCATCATCCCCAACCAGGGCCGATGTGCGGATAATCCCGCGCCCGGCGTGAGGTTTCCCGCGGCGCGATGACCTAGGCTCGAACGCCGTGGGTGACAGCGTCATATCCGGGCTCGACCCGGACCAGCTCAGGGCGGTGACCGCGCCGGCCGGGCCGGTCTGCATCCTGGCCGGCGCGGGCACCGGCAAGACGCGGGCCGTCACCCACCGGATCGCGCACCGCGTCCGCTCCGCGGAGATCTCCGCCCGGCACGTGCTGGCGGTCACGTTCACGGCCCGGGCCGCCGCGGAGATGCGCGCCCGGCTGGCCGCGCTCGGCGTCCCCGGCGTGCAGGCCCGCACGTTCCACGCGGCCGCGCTGCGCCAGGTCCGCTACTTCGCGCCGCGGATCCTGGACGGCCGGGCGATGCCGCAGCTGCTGGAGAGCAAGGCGCGGCTGGTCACGCTGGCGGCCGGGCGGACCGGCGTGCGCGCGGACCGGATCGTCGCGCGCGACCTGGCCGGCGAGATCGAGTGGGCCAAGTCGTCGCTGGTCGAGCCGGGGGAGTACCCGGTCGCCGCGGTGAAGGCCACCCGGGAACCGCCGCTGGCCCCGGAGCGGGTCGCGGAGGTGTTCGCCGAGTACGAGCGGGTCAAACGCTCGCAGGGCGTGATCGACTTCGAGGACATGCTGCGCGCCGCGGTCTGGGGCATCGAGGAGCACGCGGACGTGGCCGAGGAGGTCCGGTCGCAGTACCGGCACTTCGTGGTCGACGAGTACCAGGACGTGAACCCGCTGCAGCAGCGCCTGCTGGACGCGTGGCTCGGCGGCCGGGACGACCTGACCGTGGTCGGCGACGCGAGCCAGACCATCTATTCGTTCACCGGCGCCACCTCGTCGTACCTGATCGACTTCGCCCGCCGGTTCCGCAACGCGACGGTGGTCCGGCTGACTCGCGACTACCGGTCCACGCCGCAGGTGGTCGCGCTGGCCAACACGGTGATCGCGGCGGCCCGGGGCGCGGAGGCACGGCTGCGGCTGGAACTGGTCGGCCAGCGCACCCCCGGGCCGGAGCCGGAGCTGCGGATCTTCGCGGACGAGCCGGACGAGGCGGCCGCGGTGGCCCGCCGCTGCGTCGAGCTGATCAGGTCCGGCACGCCGGCCCGCGAGATCGCGGTGC
This genomic window from Catenuloplanes niger contains:
- a CDS encoding mycoredoxin, which translates into the protein MLTMYSTSWCGYCHRLKSQLDRAGIGYEVVDIEADDEAAAFVMSVNGGNQTVPTVRIVPPTGGSEIVMTNPTIKQVKEAIAGTAPVA
- a CDS encoding inositol monophosphatase family protein, encoding MKIAEMVRSVMLELRPRLVEAALTGRRGESENLRHADNFLSEHDLWMHRRYRELLTPVLGAFVYASEEAEPEVIGDDPDPDLCVLVDPLDTSELAVRGVLGYTHVMVYSRAAAQPVIAVVGDIFHHLQLYVGARDEQGVDRAFVVTADGETYELGPRPPKRLAESMVTNFLMKPGERFLPLSQKTQLMNTLDEPSEDGKSRGRIGVDFGSVSLCHVAAGMTEAVIEFAKGFAVWDLAPGHYILHAAGGTVLDLDGDPVPLDYRFGSFDEITKAMDRRQRFVAAGSSELAAEIVTALRS
- a CDS encoding recombinase family protein — translated: MAIPTGVSQLIGYARVSTNAQDAQLQRDALAEVGCARVFEDKASGKNTDRVGLAAALDYARPGDTLCVWKLDRLGRSVKDVLTIADDLHGRDIGLRILTGKLSGVYTPTGEGKFFFTMMAAFAELERDIIRERTRAGLDAAKAQGRTGGRPTVVNEDILTVARARRAKGESVNSIAKVLGVSRATLHRHLAEPAEEH